Part of the bacterium genome is shown below.
GCAAGAACGAGCGAGAGAGGCGTGGTTGCTATACGCTTATTTATTATAGGTATGCCGAACTTCATCTGGATATCATCAGTAACTTTAACGAAGTCGTGGGCAATGCGCATCACTTTATCGTAGATTTTCTGCGCGGTAGTCTTAACATCCCCCGTAGCACAATCCCAGAGCGAAATGCCAAGTGTAGTGGTCCTTATGTCGAAATGCGCTACTTCGGACGAATGAATAGTCTCAAGTATTTCCTCAAGCGTATAATTCATAAGACATTTACACAAATTGAAATTAAAACCCAAAAAAGACTATGTCAACTGGTGTTCGCAATAGCTCGTCATTTTTAGTCTCAGCTCCTCGAATGTTTCTCAACAATTTTCTTAGCCTCAAAAACAATCCTCTTGGCTTCGCTTTCCTCAGTTGATTCTGCAATAATTCTCACCACAGGCTCCGTATTGGATTGCCTCACATGTAAAAAACCATGCTCTAATCCAAGCCATACGCCATCATCAAAATTTTCGGTTTTATGAGGGAATCGATTGACAATCTCGTCGCACACCCTTTTGAAATCTCCGCTAAAGGCTACTTTTGACTTTACCATAAACATTCTTGGCAGCGATGATACTATTTCGGAAAGTCTTTTGCCAGTTCTTGCAAGCAATGATAAAACTAATGCCACAGCTGTAAGGCTGTCACGCACCGGATGAACATCCAAAACTATAACTCCACCGTTTCCTTCGCCGCCTATCTTTGCTCCCAGCTCAAGCATTTTTTTCGACCCCCAGAATTCACCTACAGGAGCCCTATGAACCCTTACGCCAAACTTGCCAGAAAGCCAGTCTATAAGCGTTGAAGTCGATAGATTAACCACGATATCCGACCGCTCGTTTTCCAAAAATTGCCACGCTGCAAGCACCAGAGTTAGCTCCTCGCTCAGCGGAACACCTTTTTCGTCCACTAAGGTTAGACGGTCACCATCAGGGTCGGTGGCAAATCCAATGTCCGCACCAACTGTTCTGACGAGCTCAGAAAGCTGCGAAAGATTTTCCGGTTTGGGCTCCGGATCGTGGAGAAAAACACCATCCATAGCAGTCCCCACTGCTACCACCTTGGCTCCGAACCTCGAAAGCAGCTCAAGCACCGCTTTCGGTGCAACACCACCAACACCATCATAAGCGACGAAAAACTCACGCGCCCGTATAGCATCCACATCTACATATGGCAATCCCAAGACCTTTTCAATGTGCTTCTCGACGCAATCCTCGCATCGAGCCAATTTTCCCACATGTTCATAATCCGCAAATTCTACTTTGCCACCATGCTCACTGATTCCGCTCCAGAATTCCATCGGCAGATATAAACCGTTTGAGTCAAAAAGTTTTAGAGCATTCCATTCGGGTGGATTATGCGACGCCGTTATAGCAATCCCGCCACAAGCTTTGCTATGCTTTACGCATAACGCCAAAGTCGGAGTGGGAAGCAACCCACAATCAACGACATCAAAGCCAGTAAGCATTAGATAACCAGCTACAAAATTTTTTATTGCTTCTCCCGATGGTCTCGTGTCGCGCCCCAAGAGGATTTTGCCTTTGGAAACAAAATTCGCGTAAGCACGAAGAACGCTTTCCAAAACATCAGGTGTTAGCGACTCGCCGACAATACCTCTTGCCCCCGATATCGATAGCTTGAGGGTCAATATCAAACCTCCTCATAAACACCCATCTTGCGGTATTTCGCTATTCTCCTTTTGACGAGCTCCTCAGGTGGGATTTTGGTAAGTTTATCGAGCCATTTAAGTATTGCGGATTTAACCACCTGGGCGATAGCATCGTAATCAGAATGTGCGCCACCAGGTGGTTCAGGTATTATCTCGTCTATAACCCCGAGTTCAAGCAGGTCAGGTGCTGTGACTTTAAGCGTTTCAGCTGATTGGGGTGCTGCCTTGGCATCCCTGAAAAGAATCGCTGCACACCCCTCAGGAGAAATAACCGAATACCAGGCGTTCTCAAGCATAAGAATAACATCACCAACACCTATCCCCAAAGCGCCACCAGAAGCGCCCTCCCCTATTATCACTATCACTATAGGGGTTCTAAGACGAGCCATCTCTCTTATATTGCGCGCTATAGCCTCAGCCTGTCCACGCTCCTCCGCACCTATACCAGGATATGCGCCAGGAGTATCTATAAATATTACAACCGGTAGACTGAATTTCTCCCCAAGTTTCATTATTCTTAGAGCTTTTCTATAGCCTTCTGGGTGCATCATTCCGAAGTTGCGCTTTATGTTCTCGCTGGCATCATGACCCTTTTGCTGTCCGATAACGACTACTTTGTAGCTTCCGATAGTGGCAAAACCAGTAACTACAGCTGGGTCATCGCGGAAATTCCTATCACCGTGAAGTTCTATAAAATTTACTGCTATACGCTCAAGATAATCGAGGGTGTACGGCCTTTTGGGGTGGCGAGCCACCATGACCCGCTGCCAGCGGGTAAGTTTGCTGTAAATTTCGGCTTTAAGTTTATTAAGCTTTAGCTCGAGGGACTTTATCTCATTATCAAGATTCACACCCTCCCTCGAGGATATCGATTTCATCTCCTCAATTTTTTTCTGAAGCTCTATAATCGGTCGCTCAAAATCTAATGAGAATTCTCCTGCCATAGTTCTCCCCGAAATTTATTTCAGATTAATAAACTAAAAAATTGGTATTGCGCAAGTTTTTTTGCCCGAAACAAAGCCTGATGCCTGCCGATAAAACAAAAGAGGGCTTTACTGTGCTTGATTCTCAAACTTCCAGTAATGGAAGTAATAATCGAAAAACTCTCTTGCCAAGAATGCCCATGAACCCCCTGAACCACCGCTTTCAACGAAGACTACGACCAATATTTCCGGCTGCCTTGCATCAGCGAACGCCACGAACCACGCATGGTCGGCGCCATGAGGATTTTGCGCGGTTCCCGTTTTA
Proteins encoded:
- a CDS encoding phosphoglucosamine mutase — translated: MTLKLSISGARGIVGESLTPDVLESVLRAYANFVSKGKILLGRDTRPSGEAIKNFVAGYLMLTGFDVVDCGLLPTPTLALCVKHSKACGGIAITASHNPPEWNALKLFDSNGLYLPMEFWSGISEHGGKVEFADYEHVGKLARCEDCVEKHIEKVLGLPYVDVDAIRAREFFVAYDGVGGVAPKAVLELLSRFGAKVVAVGTAMDGVFLHDPEPKPENLSQLSELVRTVGADIGFATDPDGDRLTLVDEKGVPLSEELTLVLAAWQFLENERSDIVVNLSTSTLIDWLSGKFGVRVHRAPVGEFWGSKKMLELGAKIGGEGNGGVIVLDVHPVRDSLTAVALVLSLLARTGKRLSEIVSSLPRMFMVKSKVAFSGDFKRVCDEIVNRFPHKTENFDDGVWLGLEHGFLHVRQSNTEPVVRIIAESTEESEAKRIVFEAKKIVEKHSRS
- a CDS encoding acetyl-CoA carboxylase carboxyltransferase subunit alpha, whose translation is MAGEFSLDFERPIIELQKKIEEMKSISSREGVNLDNEIKSLELKLNKLKAEIYSKLTRWQRVMVARHPKRPYTLDYLERIAVNFIELHGDRNFRDDPAVVTGFATIGSYKVVVIGQQKGHDASENIKRNFGMMHPEGYRKALRIMKLGEKFSLPVVIFIDTPGAYPGIGAEERGQAEAIARNIREMARLRTPIVIVIIGEGASGGALGIGVGDVILMLENAWYSVISPEGCAAILFRDAKAAPQSAETLKVTAPDLLELGVIDEIIPEPPGGAHSDYDAIAQVVKSAILKWLDKLTKIPPEELVKRRIAKYRKMGVYEEV